TCCAAATGGATTACTAAATgacaataataataaaaaaaCAGGTACGTATGGCGTCGTGTTCAAAGCCAAAGATCTCGAAACGGGCAACATTGTCGCCCTCAAGAGGATTCGTCTTGAagcagaagatgaaggtgTACCAAGCACCTCTATCAGAGAAATCAGTTTGTTGAAAGAGTTGAACCAAGACGACAATATTGTCAAGTGAGTCGCAAGCAAAACGTTTATGTGCAAAAAAAAATCTGAAACATTGATTGTTTAGATTGTTGGATATTGTGCATTCTGAAGCAAAGCTCTACCTCGTGTTCGAGTTTCTTGATATGGATTTGAAAAAGTATATGGATACCATTGGTGAAAATGAAGGTCTCGGTCTTGATATGGTCAAGGTAAAGTCCATTCCTCAACCGCCTCCTTGGTACACGGCCGCTGGCTGACCTTTGGGCTTTCGTGACAGAAATTCTCTTACCAACTCGTCAAAGGTCTCTACTTTTGCCACGGCCGCCGTATCCTTCACCGAGATCTCAAACCTCAAAATCTGTTGATCAACAAAGCTGGTGATCTCAAGATTGGTGATTTCGGTTTGGCCAGGGCGTTTGGTATCCCTCTGCGTACTTATACTCACGAAGTAAGTCTTTTCCCCCATCAAACACcttggtggtggtggcggtgTGTGTGTATGGATGCTCATGTAGGGGCAGGTTGTGACATTGTGGTACCGAGCCCCCGAAATTCTCCTCGGCTCAAGGCATTACTCTACCGCTATTGACATGTGGTCCGTTGGCTGTATCATCGCGGAAATGGCTACTCGTCAACCTCTCTTCCCAGGCGACTCTGAAATCGACGAAATCTTCCGAATTTTCCGGCAAGttgtctttttttttcttttttcgTTTTGTTTGCAAAAGACTTGTGCGGGCTGATCCCTAACCTCAGAGTTCTCGGTACACCCGACGAAGATGTTTGGCCCGGAGTCGGAGGCTTGCCCGACTACAAGCCTACTTTCCCTCAATGGCATCCTGTCGACCTCGCAGATGTTATCCATGGCTTTGAGCCCGAGGGGGTTGACTTGATTGCCCAGACTTTGGTCTATAACCCTTCTCATCGAATTTCAGGTATGAACTTGCCGCCGTTATTGGCAGTTGTGATTTTAGCTGATCCactttttttctttttcgCACAGCCAAACGCGCACTCCAACACCCCTACTTTGACACCGTGAACCTCTCCGCCGCATAAAAATCCTAGAAACAGATACATTTTACTCCCTTTTAAATTTTTATCCCAGAATAAGGCCCCCCCTTGCACTTTTTCATCATTCACTCACACACAAACTCACACACACAGACACACAACACAGGTCGACTAGCTGATCCAATCCTCATCAGGATGATC
This DNA window, taken from Cryptococcus gattii WM276 chromosome C, complete sequence, encodes the following:
- a CDS encoding Cdc2 cyclin-dependent kinase, putative (Similar to TIGR gene model, INSD accession AAW42218.1); the protein is MCLDNKYKKIEKVGEGTYGVVFKAKDLETGNIVALKRIRLEAEDEGVPSTSIREISLLKELNQDDNIVKLLDIVHSEAKLYLVFEFLDMDLKKYMDTIGENEGLGLDMVKKFSYQLVKGLYFCHGRRILHRDLKPQNLLINKAGDLKIGDFGLARAFGIPLRTYTHEVVTLWYRAPEILLGSRHYSTAIDMWSVGCIIAEMATRQPLFPGDSEIDEIFRIFRVLGTPDEDVWPGVGGLPDYKPTFPQWHPVDLADVIHGFEPEGVDLIAQTLVYNPSHRISAKRALQHPYFDTVNLSAA